The Citrifermentans bemidjiense Bem genome window below encodes:
- the flhA gene encoding flagellar biosynthesis protein FlhA: MANGATDALALPGPKKNSDIYMAVALIGILSLMIIPVPAFMLDVFLAANITIALVILLVCLYTIQPLDFSVFPSILLVTTLFRLALNIASTRLILLHGSEGVEAAGGVIKAFGQFVVGGNYVVGAVIFLILVIINFVVITKGAGRVAEVAARFTLDAMPGKQMAIDADLSNGLLTDKEAKERRKKIAREADFYGSMDGASKFVRGDAVAGIMIVLVNIIGGFIIGVWQKGMALDQALTNYTLLTIGEGLVAQVPALIISTAAGVIVTRSADENNFGHEIAGQLLNYPKAFQVASGVLFVFALIPGLPHFAFFLLSGVAYLVSKMAVEKKAEIEDVVETQAGAEDLDQISSIRPLDMLELEVGYGLVPMVDASQQGELLDRIRSIRKQVADRMGFIVPPIHIHDNLQLKPYEYNLLINGAKVGGGELAGQYLAMDSGGATGQLEGIKTTEPVFGLPAVWIKGKERERAQVSGYTVVDNTTILATHISETIKKHAHELVGRQELQQLLDSIAATLPKVVEELVPSLLSLGTVLRVVKNLLKENVSIRDLRSILETLADFGGVTKDPDMLTEFVRQSLGRYIVEQYKREDDTLCVLTMDREVEETIADAVQLSEQGSYLAIEPGVAQRILAAIRRNAEQFDATGVLPVLMASPSIRRHVKKLTERYMPNLAVISHNEIPPNIKIQSLGVVVLNAS, from the coding sequence ATGGCAAACGGCGCGACCGACGCCCTGGCGCTACCAGGACCCAAGAAAAATTCGGATATCTACATGGCGGTGGCCCTGATCGGGATACTGTCCCTGATGATCATCCCGGTACCGGCATTCATGCTGGACGTCTTCCTCGCGGCCAACATCACCATCGCTCTCGTCATCCTGCTGGTCTGCCTCTACACGATCCAACCGCTCGACTTCTCTGTGTTTCCGTCCATCCTGCTGGTCACCACGCTCTTCCGGTTGGCCCTGAACATCGCCTCCACCCGGCTCATCCTTTTGCACGGCAGCGAAGGGGTCGAGGCGGCGGGCGGCGTCATCAAGGCCTTCGGGCAGTTCGTGGTCGGCGGCAACTACGTGGTCGGCGCCGTCATCTTCCTGATCCTCGTCATCATCAACTTCGTGGTCATCACCAAGGGCGCCGGGCGCGTCGCCGAGGTCGCCGCCAGGTTCACCCTGGACGCCATGCCCGGCAAGCAGATGGCCATCGACGCCGACCTCTCCAACGGCCTTCTGACCGACAAGGAGGCGAAGGAGCGGCGCAAGAAGATCGCGCGCGAGGCGGACTTCTACGGCTCCATGGACGGTGCCAGCAAGTTCGTGCGCGGGGACGCCGTCGCCGGCATCATGATCGTCCTCGTCAACATCATCGGCGGCTTCATCATCGGCGTCTGGCAAAAGGGGATGGCGCTGGACCAGGCGCTCACCAACTACACGCTCCTCACCATCGGCGAGGGGCTCGTGGCCCAGGTCCCGGCGCTGATCATCTCCACCGCGGCCGGCGTCATCGTTACCCGCTCGGCCGACGAGAACAACTTCGGCCACGAGATCGCAGGACAGCTCCTCAACTACCCGAAGGCGTTCCAGGTGGCCTCCGGTGTTCTTTTCGTCTTCGCCCTGATCCCGGGGCTGCCGCATTTCGCCTTCTTCCTCCTCTCCGGCGTCGCCTACCTGGTGAGCAAGATGGCGGTGGAGAAGAAGGCGGAGATCGAGGATGTCGTAGAGACCCAGGCGGGGGCGGAGGATCTGGACCAGATCAGCTCCATCAGGCCTTTGGACATGCTGGAACTGGAGGTAGGCTACGGCCTGGTCCCCATGGTGGACGCAAGCCAGCAGGGGGAGCTTTTGGACCGGATCCGCTCCATCAGGAAGCAGGTGGCGGACCGCATGGGGTTCATCGTTCCCCCCATCCATATCCACGACAACCTGCAGCTGAAGCCGTACGAGTACAACCTCCTGATCAACGGCGCCAAGGTGGGAGGGGGGGAGCTCGCCGGCCAGTACCTCGCCATGGACTCCGGCGGCGCTACCGGCCAGCTCGAGGGGATCAAGACCACCGAGCCGGTATTCGGGCTTCCCGCCGTGTGGATCAAGGGGAAAGAGCGGGAGAGGGCGCAGGTCTCCGGCTACACGGTCGTGGACAACACCACCATCCTCGCCACCCACATCAGCGAGACCATCAAGAAGCACGCCCACGAACTGGTGGGGCGCCAGGAGCTGCAGCAGCTTCTGGACAGCATCGCCGCCACGCTCCCGAAGGTGGTGGAGGAACTGGTGCCGTCGCTCCTCTCCCTGGGAACGGTGCTGCGCGTGGTCAAGAACCTTTTGAAGGAAAACGTCTCCATCAGGGACCTGCGCTCCATCCTGGAGACGCTGGCCGACTTCGGCGGCGTGACCAAGGACCCGGACATGCTCACCGAGTTCGTGCGCCAGAGCCTGGGACGCTACATAGTGGAGCAGTACAAGCGGGAGGACGACACGCTCTGCGTCCTCACCATGGACCGCGAGGTGGAGGAGACCATAGCCGACGCGGTGCAGCTTTCGGAGCAGGGGAGCTACCTGGCCATCGAGCCGGGGGTGGCGCAGCGCATCCTGGCCGCCATCCGGAGAAACGCCGAGCAGTTCGACGCCACCGGCGTCCTGCCGGTCCTGATGGCGTCCCCCAGCATACGGCGCCACGTGAAGAAGCTTACCGAACGTTACATGCCCAACCTGGCGGTCATCTCGCACAACGAGATCCCGCCGAATATAAAAATCCAATCTTTAGGCGTGGTGGTGCTCAATGCTAGTTAA
- a CDS encoding TIGR01212 family radical SAM protein (This family includes YhcC from E. coli K-12, an uncharacterized radical SAM protein.), which yields MSRYNAFSDELKRVFGCKVQRLSVDAGFTCPNRDGKVGTQGCIFCGGKGSGSYGILQEAGVAQQLEHAKEVMVRKYKAARFIAYFQSYSNTYAPVERLKALYDEALSVPDVVGLIVGTRPDCLPEATLDLLASYARRTYFWLELGLQSHLDRTLAAIGRGHDRASFESALKGCRERGIRVCAHVILGLPGESREEMLSCAEYLNRQGVDGVKVHLLHVMRGTRLAEQYEGGEVTILDRDSYVGLVCDFLERLDPRIVVQRLTGDGNRRDLIAPLWSLAKFEVLNCIDNELKRRGTRQGGRLSENLPPLFSPSLDGRGQGGG from the coding sequence ATGTCGCGCTACAACGCATTTTCCGATGAGCTGAAAAGGGTATTCGGCTGCAAGGTGCAGAGGCTGTCGGTCGACGCCGGGTTCACCTGCCCCAACCGCGACGGGAAGGTCGGGACGCAGGGGTGCATCTTCTGCGGCGGCAAGGGGTCTGGTTCCTACGGCATCCTGCAGGAGGCCGGCGTCGCCCAGCAGCTCGAACACGCCAAGGAGGTGATGGTCCGCAAGTACAAGGCGGCCCGCTTCATCGCCTACTTCCAGTCCTACTCGAACACCTACGCACCGGTCGAGCGGCTGAAGGCGCTTTACGACGAGGCTTTGAGCGTCCCGGACGTGGTCGGTCTCATCGTCGGCACCCGCCCCGACTGCCTCCCCGAAGCTACCCTCGACCTCCTCGCCTCTTACGCCCGGCGCACCTACTTCTGGTTGGAGCTGGGGCTGCAGTCCCACCTGGACCGCACCCTCGCCGCCATAGGGCGCGGGCACGACCGCGCCTCCTTCGAGAGCGCGCTCAAGGGGTGCCGGGAGCGCGGCATCCGGGTCTGCGCCCACGTCATCCTGGGGCTGCCGGGGGAGAGCCGGGAGGAGATGCTCTCCTGCGCCGAGTACCTGAACCGGCAAGGGGTGGACGGCGTCAAGGTCCACCTGCTGCACGTCATGCGCGGCACCCGCCTGGCCGAGCAGTACGAGGGTGGGGAGGTCACGATTTTGGATCGGGACAGCTACGTGGGGCTCGTCTGCGATTTTCTGGAGCGGCTCGATCCGCGCATCGTGGTGCAGCGGCTGACCGGCGACGGGAACCGGCGCGACCTGATTGCCCCCCTCTGGTCCCTGGCCAAGTTCGAGGTGCTTAACTGCATCGACAACGAGCTGAAGAGAAGGGGGACCCGGCAGGGGGGCAGATTAAGCGAAAACCTCCCGCCTTTGTTCTCCCCCTCCCTTGACGGGAGGGGGCAGGGGGGTGGGTGA
- a CDS encoding flavodoxin family protein has product MKILAINGSPRGMNGTTGRLLEEVMAGAVQAGADIEIVTLAQTPVKPCVACDVCHKVGTCPVKDEFEEIKQKLVAADAFILATPNYLLSITAQLKAFLDRCNGLIHLTALEGKYAALVETSGGGGDEDVLEYMQKIVNAMGAQSVGSIGSPGAGHRVFPDQDALFQKARTLGKELCDSVREKRHFPEQDEWRLGFKARMEQLIGYVGEVWPYEQQIVAKR; this is encoded by the coding sequence ATGAAGATCCTGGCAATCAACGGTAGCCCCAGGGGCATGAACGGCACTACGGGGCGTCTTTTGGAAGAGGTAATGGCGGGAGCCGTCCAGGCGGGCGCGGACATAGAGATCGTGACGCTGGCCCAGACGCCGGTCAAACCCTGTGTCGCCTGCGACGTCTGCCACAAGGTCGGCACCTGTCCGGTGAAGGACGAGTTCGAGGAGATCAAGCAGAAGCTAGTCGCCGCCGACGCCTTCATTCTGGCCACCCCGAATTATCTCCTCAGCATCACCGCGCAGTTGAAGGCGTTTCTGGATCGCTGCAACGGGCTCATCCACCTGACCGCTCTGGAAGGAAAGTACGCGGCGCTGGTGGAGACCTCCGGCGGGGGCGGTGACGAGGACGTGCTGGAGTACATGCAGAAGATCGTCAACGCCATGGGGGCGCAGAGTGTAGGGAGCATCGGTTCCCCCGGCGCGGGGCACCGAGTGTTTCCGGATCAGGACGCCCTGTTCCAGAAGGCACGTACCCTGGGGAAGGAGCTTTGCGACAGCGTTCGCGAGAAGCGACACTTCCCCGAGCAGGACGAGTGGCGTCTCGGCTTCAAGGCGCGCATGGAGCAGCTGATCGGCTACGTAGGCGAGGTCTGGCCCTACGAGCAGCAGATTGTGGCGAAGCGGTAG
- a CDS encoding ComF family protein has product MFFRPLLDLFFPPLCHVCRAFIPEAGELFICADCLDKVTFLTTPLCTICGAPFATDKGSNHTCGACLLHPPFHTCRSALILEGAVQQLIHRFKYGGRVQLALPLGLLAASALTDFCAEAAPDLIVPVPLHKKRLRQRGYNQSQLIAQVLAKKLKLPVEVGNLRRLRWTEPQTTLDATKRVVNVKGAFVVREARRLEGKRVLLVDDVLTTGSTMRACVDALLRAEVSAVAAVTVARGVQP; this is encoded by the coding sequence ATGTTCTTTCGCCCGCTGCTGGATCTCTTTTTTCCTCCACTTTGCCACGTCTGCCGGGCGTTCATCCCCGAGGCCGGCGAACTCTTCATCTGCGCCGACTGCCTCGACAAAGTCACTTTCCTGACAACCCCGCTCTGCACCATATGCGGCGCTCCCTTCGCCACCGATAAGGGCTCAAACCACACCTGCGGCGCCTGCCTGCTCCATCCCCCTTTCCACACCTGCCGCTCCGCGCTCATTCTTGAAGGGGCGGTACAGCAGCTGATCCACCGGTTCAAGTACGGCGGTCGCGTGCAGCTGGCGCTTCCTTTAGGGCTTCTCGCCGCATCGGCTTTGACGGATTTCTGCGCCGAGGCGGCGCCGGACCTGATCGTCCCCGTGCCGCTGCACAAAAAGAGGTTGAGGCAGCGGGGTTACAACCAGTCCCAGCTGATAGCGCAGGTGTTGGCGAAGAAACTGAAGCTGCCGGTAGAGGTGGGGAACCTGCGGCGACTGCGCTGGACCGAGCCGCAGACGACCCTTGACGCGACGAAGAGGGTGGTGAACGTGAAAGGGGCTTTTGTGGTGCGGGAGGCACGGCGTCTGGAAGGAAAGCGGGTCTTGCTGGTGGATGACGTCCTCACCACCGGGAGCACCATGCGGGCCTGCGTCGACGCACTCTTGCGGGCGGAAGTCTCGGCGGTAGCCGCCGTAACCGTCGCCCGCGGGGTACAACCATGA
- a CDS encoding lactate utilization protein codes for MSNTEELNDWSYGHKCNKAVENLKKNGFEALYCHDSQEVFHYILNEAQAAQSVGFGGSLSVADLKLADKLKGMGKEILNHGAPDLAPEERLAITKKQLTCDLFLTGSNAVTLSGILVNVDGNGNRAAAMFYGPQKVIVVVGRNKLVDGGVEEAMQRIKTFAAPPNAKRLNLSTPCASTGFCSDCNSPQRICRVTTIIEKKPRNTDIRVLVVNEDMGL; via the coding sequence ATGAGCAACACCGAAGAATTGAACGATTGGAGCTACGGCCATAAATGCAACAAGGCGGTGGAAAACCTGAAGAAGAACGGTTTCGAAGCCCTTTACTGCCATGATAGCCAGGAAGTGTTCCACTACATCCTTAACGAGGCGCAAGCTGCGCAGAGCGTCGGGTTCGGCGGATCGCTGTCGGTAGCCGACCTGAAGTTGGCGGACAAGCTGAAGGGAATGGGGAAGGAAATCCTGAACCACGGCGCCCCCGACCTTGCACCGGAGGAAAGGCTGGCGATCACCAAGAAGCAGCTGACCTGCGACCTCTTTCTCACCGGTAGCAACGCCGTGACCCTCTCCGGGATACTGGTGAACGTCGACGGCAACGGCAACAGGGCCGCCGCCATGTTCTACGGGCCGCAGAAGGTGATCGTGGTCGTAGGGCGGAACAAGCTGGTGGACGGCGGCGTGGAAGAAGCGATGCAAAGGATCAAGACCTTTGCCGCCCCGCCCAACGCCAAGCGCCTGAACCTTTCCACCCCCTGTGCCAGCACCGGTTTCTGCTCCGACTGCAACTCGCCGCAGCGGATCTGCCGGGTGACCACCATCATCGAGAAGAAGCCGCGCAACACCGACATCCGGGTGCTCGTGGTGAACGAGGACATGGGGCTGTAA
- a CDS encoding helicase C-terminal domain-containing protein, with amino-acid sequence MQKSFSDQAIQQLRSAIDEANGNEVFFLGRTDEARIVVEVEPLARGNRDAVPAIMIACSFGDVVIHNHPSGNLTPSQPDIEIASLLGNQGVGFYIVNNQADRCNQVVAPFSRKVVESLSYPEIERFYAPDGVLSQALPGYEHRPEQTRMALNLSEAFNDEKVAVVEAGTGTGKSLAYLLPAALWSVRNKERVVVSTNTINLQEQLIQKDIPFLQQHAQIKFRAVLVKGRGNYLCLRKLHVNAADASLFKDETARELDAIVSWSKKTDDGCRSDLAFIPKDEVWEELCCESDQCGRVRCPDYARCFFYKARREAAGADLLVVNHALLLADLSVRQETGYDATAILPPFHRLIFDEGHHLEDVATNFLSSQVSRLGLVKLLGKLQHPKKAHRGILPQLSSLLSSAVPDDQDDIYLEIAEVLEDRLIPRRVSVLDAVTRGMDVIGESLFQKLKKEAGEQKLRVTPALYGTPLWQEVTEQVEIMCQALSEYALAMQTFLKQCEKLSDKVLEKLAGPLTDLRGVKGRVECAVDALRFFTAREEEHCRWFELRKGPLVKLCCSPLEVAESIKKAILDRFKTVVLTSATLAVGEKFDFLKRRTGIELLPKERVSTLLLPSPFDYARQALVGAPSDMPEPTSPLFEGRLCELLLKALKISQGRAFVLFTSYDLLIRVFNRLAKPLKAAGLTPMRQGETNRHMLLSNYRSAVNPVLFGTDSFWEGVDVQGRGLELVVITRLPFRVPTEPILEARSEHIAALGGDPFMSYTVPQAVIKFKQGFGRLIRSKEDRGAVLILDSRVLTKNYGKIFLTALHGVEVVRGEEAMLCEKLKGFFGKP; translated from the coding sequence ATGCAAAAGTCTTTCTCCGATCAGGCCATCCAGCAGCTCCGCAGCGCAATCGACGAGGCAAACGGCAACGAAGTCTTCTTCCTTGGGCGGACCGACGAGGCGCGCATCGTCGTTGAGGTCGAGCCCCTGGCGCGCGGCAACCGCGACGCGGTACCCGCCATCATGATCGCCTGCTCCTTCGGCGACGTGGTGATCCACAACCACCCATCAGGCAACCTCACCCCCTCCCAGCCCGACATCGAGATCGCGTCGCTCTTGGGAAACCAGGGGGTGGGCTTTTACATCGTCAACAACCAGGCCGACCGCTGCAATCAGGTCGTCGCCCCCTTCTCCCGCAAGGTGGTGGAATCGCTCTCCTACCCGGAGATCGAGCGGTTCTACGCGCCGGACGGGGTGCTGTCGCAGGCGCTCCCCGGCTACGAGCACCGCCCCGAGCAGACCCGGATGGCGCTAAACCTCTCCGAGGCGTTCAACGACGAGAAGGTCGCCGTGGTCGAGGCGGGGACCGGGACGGGAAAGTCGCTCGCCTATCTCCTTCCGGCGGCGCTTTGGTCGGTGCGCAACAAGGAACGGGTGGTGGTATCCACCAACACCATCAACCTCCAGGAGCAGCTGATCCAGAAGGACATCCCCTTCCTGCAGCAGCACGCCCAGATCAAGTTCCGCGCCGTCCTGGTGAAAGGACGCGGCAACTACCTCTGCCTCAGAAAACTCCACGTGAACGCCGCCGACGCCTCGCTTTTCAAGGACGAGACCGCGCGCGAGCTCGACGCCATCGTCTCCTGGAGCAAGAAGACCGACGACGGCTGCCGCTCGGACCTGGCCTTCATACCGAAGGATGAGGTCTGGGAGGAGCTTTGCTGCGAGTCGGATCAGTGCGGCCGGGTGAGGTGCCCCGATTACGCCCGCTGCTTCTTCTACAAGGCCAGGCGTGAGGCTGCCGGCGCCGACCTCCTGGTGGTGAACCACGCCCTGCTTTTGGCCGACCTTTCCGTGCGTCAGGAAACAGGCTACGACGCAACCGCCATCCTCCCCCCGTTCCATCGGCTCATCTTCGACGAGGGGCACCACCTTGAGGATGTTGCCACCAACTTCCTCTCCAGCCAGGTCTCGCGCCTGGGGCTCGTCAAGCTCCTGGGGAAACTGCAACACCCCAAAAAGGCGCACCGCGGCATCCTGCCGCAGCTCTCTTCCCTCCTTTCGTCCGCCGTCCCGGATGACCAGGACGACATCTACCTGGAGATCGCCGAGGTCCTCGAGGACCGGCTGATCCCGAGGAGGGTGTCCGTACTCGACGCGGTGACCCGGGGGATGGATGTAATCGGCGAGTCCCTGTTCCAAAAACTCAAGAAGGAGGCGGGCGAACAAAAGCTGCGGGTAACCCCCGCCTTGTACGGGACGCCGCTTTGGCAGGAGGTGACCGAACAGGTCGAGATCATGTGCCAGGCGCTCTCCGAGTACGCGCTCGCCATGCAGACCTTCCTGAAGCAATGCGAGAAGCTCTCCGACAAGGTGCTGGAGAAGCTCGCCGGGCCGCTCACCGACCTTCGGGGGGTGAAGGGGCGGGTGGAATGCGCGGTCGACGCGCTCCGCTTCTTTACCGCGCGCGAAGAGGAGCACTGCCGCTGGTTCGAGCTGAGGAAAGGCCCCCTGGTAAAGCTCTGCTGCTCGCCGCTGGAAGTGGCCGAATCGATCAAGAAAGCGATCCTGGACCGCTTCAAGACCGTGGTGCTCACCTCGGCCACGCTCGCGGTGGGGGAAAAGTTCGACTTCTTGAAGCGCAGGACGGGGATCGAGCTCCTTCCCAAGGAGCGCGTCAGCACGCTGCTTCTCCCCTCACCCTTCGACTACGCCCGGCAGGCGCTGGTCGGCGCCCCCTCGGACATGCCCGAGCCGACCTCGCCCCTTTTCGAGGGAAGGCTTTGCGAGCTCCTTTTGAAGGCGCTCAAGATCTCGCAGGGGCGCGCCTTCGTTCTTTTCACCTCGTACGATCTGTTGATCCGGGTCTTCAACCGCCTGGCGAAGCCACTCAAGGCCGCGGGGCTCACCCCGATGCGCCAGGGAGAGACCAACCGCCACATGCTTCTGTCCAACTACCGCAGCGCGGTCAACCCGGTCCTTTTCGGCACCGATTCCTTCTGGGAAGGGGTGGACGTGCAGGGGCGTGGGCTGGAGCTGGTGGTCATCACCCGGCTTCCCTTCCGGGTTCCGACCGAGCCGATCCTGGAGGCGAGGAGCGAGCACATCGCGGCGCTGGGGGGAGATCCCTTCATGAGCTACACGGTCCCCCAGGCGGTGATCAAGTTCAAGCAGGGGTTCGGGAGGCTGATCAGGAGCAAAGAGGACCGGGGTGCCGTGCTGATACTCGACTCGCGGGTCTTGACCAAGAACTACGGGAAGATCTTCCTGACTGCACTGCACGGTGTCGAGGTGGTGCGGGGGGAAGAGGCGATGCTCTGCGAGAAGCTGAAAGGGTTCTTCGGAAAACCTTAG
- a CDS encoding FRG domain-containing protein, with amino-acid sequence MEISGEIRSFEEFRRLIKKTNPGSWNFFRGESRDFYSLIPKIGRLTKEPPARGGKTDRRMPADIYGEYEALQEFKKSGRHMVEVQPATEWEWLALAQHHGLPTRLLDWSVNPLIALYFAVADPYADLDLKKDQLSHPEYCGGAAFYIAHTMYGLSEIDEKTSPFEAGTCFFSAPVIASRIKAQSGVFSVLKDPWKSLELQLSEKEHIRKYRIPFQNRTFLAQELKLLGMNHAFVFADLDGLARYIQEKVSDKTDPQHSLAARHV; translated from the coding sequence ATGGAAATTTCGGGCGAAATCAGATCCTTCGAGGAGTTCCGCAGGCTGATCAAAAAGACCAACCCCGGCTCCTGGAACTTCTTCAGGGGGGAAAGCCGGGACTTCTATTCCCTCATCCCGAAGATAGGGCGCCTCACCAAGGAGCCCCCGGCCCGCGGCGGCAAGACCGACCGGCGCATGCCCGCGGACATCTATGGGGAGTACGAGGCGCTGCAGGAATTCAAGAAATCGGGACGGCACATGGTGGAGGTGCAGCCGGCGACGGAATGGGAATGGCTGGCCTTAGCCCAGCACCACGGCCTCCCCACCAGGCTCCTCGACTGGTCGGTGAACCCCCTCATCGCCCTGTACTTCGCCGTCGCCGACCCCTACGCCGACCTCGACCTAAAGAAGGACCAGCTCTCCCACCCGGAATATTGCGGCGGCGCCGCCTTCTACATTGCCCACACCATGTACGGCCTCTCCGAGATAGACGAGAAGACGAGCCCTTTCGAGGCCGGAACCTGCTTCTTCTCGGCCCCGGTCATCGCCTCCCGCATCAAGGCCCAAAGCGGTGTCTTCTCCGTGTTGAAGGATCCCTGGAAATCGCTGGAGCTGCAGCTCTCGGAAAAGGAGCACATCCGCAAGTACCGGATCCCCTTCCAAAACCGCACCTTCCTCGCCCAGGAGCTGAAGCTCTTGGGGATGAACCACGCGTTCGTCTTCGCCGACCTGGACGGGCTGGCCCGCTACATCCAGGAAAAGGTCTCGGACAAGACCGACCCGCAGCACTCTCTGGCCGCCCGCCACGTCTAA